The Zalophus californianus isolate mZalCal1 chromosome X, mZalCal1.pri.v2, whole genome shotgun sequence genome window below encodes:
- the TFE3 gene encoding transcription factor E3 isoform X2: protein MSHAAEPARDGVEASAEGPRAVFVLLEERRPADSAQLLSLNSLLPESGIVADIELESVLDPDSYYELKSQPPPLRSSLPISLQATPAPLSASSSAGGSRTPAMSASSSSRVLLRQQLMRAQAQEQERRERREQAAASSFPSPAPASPAISVVGVSAGGHTLGRPPPAQVPREVLKVQTHLENPTRYHLQQARRQQVKQYLSTTLGPKLASQALTPPPGAASAQPLPAPEAAHAAGPAGSAPNSPMALLTIGSSSEKEIDDVIDEIISLESSYNDEMLSYLPGGTAGLQLPSTLPVSGNLLDVYSSQGVATPAITVSNSCPAELPNIKREISETEAKALLKERQKKDNHNLIERRRRFNINDRIKELGTLIPKSSDPEMRWNKGTILKASVDYIRKLQKEQQRSKDLESRQRSLEQTNRSLQLRIQELELQAQIHGLPVPPSPGLLSLATTSASDSLKPEQLDVEEEGRPGTAPFPAAGGSAQSAPHQQPPAPPSDALLDLHFPSDHLGDLGDPFHLGLEDILMEEEEGGVGGLSGALSPLRAASDPLLSSVSPAVSKASSRRSSFSMEEES from the exons ATGTCTCATGCGGCCGAGCCAGCTCGGGACGGCGTAGAGGCCAGCGCGGAAGGCCCTCGTGCCGTGTTCGTGCTGTTGGAGGAGCGCAGGCCAGCCGACTCGGCCCAGCTGCTCAG CCTCAACTCTTTGCTTCCGGAATCTGGGATTGTTGCCGACATCGAATTAGAAAGCGTCCTCGATCCGGACAGCTACTACGAGCTCAAAAGCCAGCCCCCACCACTACGCTCAAG CCTCCCAATATCACTGCAAGCCACCCCAGCTCCACTCTCTGCATCATCTTCTGCAGGGGGCTCCAGGACCCCTGCCATGTCGGCCTCTTCTTCATCACGGGTCTTGCTGCGGCAGCAGCTAATGCGGGCCCAGGCCCAGGAGCAGGAGAGGCGTGAGCGACGGGAACAGGCCGcagcctcttccttccccagccctgcccctgcctctcccgcCATCTCGGTCGTTGGCGTCTCTGCGGGGGGCCACACTTTGGGCcgtcctccccctgctcaggtgcCCAGGGAGGTGCTCAAG GTGCAGACCCATCTAGAGAACCCGACACGCTACCACCTACAGCAGGCACGCCGGCAACAGGTGAAACAGTACCTGTCCACCACGCTCGGCCCCAAGCTGGCTTCCCAGGCCCTCACCCCACCACCAGGGGCTGCTAGTGCCCAGCCGCTCCCTGCGCCCGAGGCTGCCCATGCTGCGGGCCCCGCAGGCAGCGCTCCCAACAGCCCCATGGCACTACTCACCATTGGGTCCAGCTCAGAGAAGGAG ATTGACGATGTCATTGATGAGATCATCAGCCTGGAATCCAGCTACAACGATGAGATGCTCAGCTATCTGCCCGGAGGCACTGCAGGGCTGCAGCTCCCCAGCACG CTGCCTGtgtcagggaatctgcttgatgTGTACAGTAGTCAGGGCGTGGCCACGCCAGCCATCACTGTCAGCAACTCCTGCCCGGCCGAGCTGCCCAACATCAAACGGGAGATCTCTG AGACGGAGGCCAAGGCCCTTTTGAAGGAACGACAGAAGAAAGACAATCACAACCTAA tTGAGCGTCGCCGGCGATTCAACATTAACGACAGGATCAAGGAGCTGGGCACCCTCATCCCCAAGTCCAGTGACCC GGAGATGCGCTGGAACAAGGGCACCATCCTGAAGGCCTCTGTGGATTACATCCGCAAGTTGCAGAAGGAGCAGCAACGCTCCAAAGACCTGGAGAGCCGGCAGCGCTCCCTGGAGCAAACCAACCGCAGCCTGCAGCTCCGGATCCAG GAGCTAGAATTGCAGGCGCAGATCCATGGTCTGCCGGTACCTCCCAGCCCCGGGCTGCTCTCCCTGGCCACAACCTCTGCCTCGGACAGCCTCAAGCCAGAGCAGCTGGACGTTGAGGAGGAGGGCAGGCCAGGCACAGCACCATTTCCCGCAGCGGGGGGATCTGCCCAGAGTGCTCCCCATCAGCAGCCCCCGGCGCCACCCTCGGATGCCCTTCTGGACCTGCACTTTCCCAGCGACCACCTGGGGGATCTGGGGGACCCCTTCCACCTGGGGCTGGAGGACATtctgatggaggaggaggagggaggggtggggggactgtCGGGCGCCCTGTCCCCACTGCGGGCTGCCTCTGACCCCCTGCTGTCTTCGGTATCCCCCGCTGTCTCCAAGGCCAGCAGTCGCCGCAGCAGCTTCAGCATGGAGGAGGAGTCCTGA
- the TFE3 gene encoding transcription factor E3 isoform X3, with translation MSASSSSRVLLRQQLMRAQAQEQERRERREQAAASSFPSPAPASPAISVVGVSAGGHTLGRPPPAQVPREVLKVQTHLENPTRYHLQQARRQQVKQYLSTTLGPKLASQALTPPPGAASAQPLPAPEAAHAAGPAGSAPNSPMALLTIGSSSEKEIDDVIDEIISLESSYNDEMLSYLPGGTAGLQLPSTLPVSGNLLDVYSSQGVATPAITVSNSCPAELPNIKREISETEAKALLKERQKKDNHNLIERRRRFNINDRIKELGTLIPKSSDPEMRWNKGTILKASVDYIRKLQKEQQRSKDLESRQRSLEQTNRSLQLRIQVCDEEAGAQELELQAQIHGLPVPPSPGLLSLATTSASDSLKPEQLDVEEEGRPGTAPFPAAGGSAQSAPHQQPPAPPSDALLDLHFPSDHLGDLGDPFHLGLEDILMEEEEGGVGGLSGALSPLRAASDPLLSSVSPAVSKASSRRSSFSMEEES, from the exons ATGTCGGCCTCTTCTTCATCACGGGTCTTGCTGCGGCAGCAGCTAATGCGGGCCCAGGCCCAGGAGCAGGAGAGGCGTGAGCGACGGGAACAGGCCGcagcctcttccttccccagccctgcccctgcctctcccgcCATCTCGGTCGTTGGCGTCTCTGCGGGGGGCCACACTTTGGGCcgtcctccccctgctcaggtgcCCAGGGAGGTGCTCAAG GTGCAGACCCATCTAGAGAACCCGACACGCTACCACCTACAGCAGGCACGCCGGCAACAGGTGAAACAGTACCTGTCCACCACGCTCGGCCCCAAGCTGGCTTCCCAGGCCCTCACCCCACCACCAGGGGCTGCTAGTGCCCAGCCGCTCCCTGCGCCCGAGGCTGCCCATGCTGCGGGCCCCGCAGGCAGCGCTCCCAACAGCCCCATGGCACTACTCACCATTGGGTCCAGCTCAGAGAAGGAG ATTGACGATGTCATTGATGAGATCATCAGCCTGGAATCCAGCTACAACGATGAGATGCTCAGCTATCTGCCCGGAGGCACTGCAGGGCTGCAGCTCCCCAGCACG CTGCCTGtgtcagggaatctgcttgatgTGTACAGTAGTCAGGGCGTGGCCACGCCAGCCATCACTGTCAGCAACTCCTGCCCGGCCGAGCTGCCCAACATCAAACGGGAGATCTCTG AGACGGAGGCCAAGGCCCTTTTGAAGGAACGACAGAAGAAAGACAATCACAACCTAA tTGAGCGTCGCCGGCGATTCAACATTAACGACAGGATCAAGGAGCTGGGCACCCTCATCCCCAAGTCCAGTGACCC GGAGATGCGCTGGAACAAGGGCACCATCCTGAAGGCCTCTGTGGATTACATCCGCAAGTTGCAGAAGGAGCAGCAACGCTCCAAAGACCTGGAGAGCCGGCAGCGCTCCCTGGAGCAAACCAACCGCAGCCTGCAGCTCCGGATCCAGGTTTGCGACGAGGAGGCCGGGGCACAG GAGCTAGAATTGCAGGCGCAGATCCATGGTCTGCCGGTACCTCCCAGCCCCGGGCTGCTCTCCCTGGCCACAACCTCTGCCTCGGACAGCCTCAAGCCAGAGCAGCTGGACGTTGAGGAGGAGGGCAGGCCAGGCACAGCACCATTTCCCGCAGCGGGGGGATCTGCCCAGAGTGCTCCCCATCAGCAGCCCCCGGCGCCACCCTCGGATGCCCTTCTGGACCTGCACTTTCCCAGCGACCACCTGGGGGATCTGGGGGACCCCTTCCACCTGGGGCTGGAGGACATtctgatggaggaggaggagggaggggtggggggactgtCGGGCGCCCTGTCCCCACTGCGGGCTGCCTCTGACCCCCTGCTGTCTTCGGTATCCCCCGCTGTCTCCAAGGCCAGCAGTCGCCGCAGCAGCTTCAGCATGGAGGAGGAGTCCTGA
- the TFE3 gene encoding transcription factor E3 isoform X1: MSHAAEPARDGVEASAEGPRAVFVLLEERRPADSAQLLSLNSLLPESGIVADIELESVLDPDSYYELKSQPPPLRSSLPISLQATPAPLSASSSAGGSRTPAMSASSSSRVLLRQQLMRAQAQEQERRERREQAAASSFPSPAPASPAISVVGVSAGGHTLGRPPPAQVPREVLKVQTHLENPTRYHLQQARRQQVKQYLSTTLGPKLASQALTPPPGAASAQPLPAPEAAHAAGPAGSAPNSPMALLTIGSSSEKEIDDVIDEIISLESSYNDEMLSYLPGGTAGLQLPSTLPVSGNLLDVYSSQGVATPAITVSNSCPAELPNIKREISETEAKALLKERQKKDNHNLIERRRRFNINDRIKELGTLIPKSSDPEMRWNKGTILKASVDYIRKLQKEQQRSKDLESRQRSLEQTNRSLQLRIQVCDEEAGAQELELQAQIHGLPVPPSPGLLSLATTSASDSLKPEQLDVEEEGRPGTAPFPAAGGSAQSAPHQQPPAPPSDALLDLHFPSDHLGDLGDPFHLGLEDILMEEEEGGVGGLSGALSPLRAASDPLLSSVSPAVSKASSRRSSFSMEEES; the protein is encoded by the exons ATGTCTCATGCGGCCGAGCCAGCTCGGGACGGCGTAGAGGCCAGCGCGGAAGGCCCTCGTGCCGTGTTCGTGCTGTTGGAGGAGCGCAGGCCAGCCGACTCGGCCCAGCTGCTCAG CCTCAACTCTTTGCTTCCGGAATCTGGGATTGTTGCCGACATCGAATTAGAAAGCGTCCTCGATCCGGACAGCTACTACGAGCTCAAAAGCCAGCCCCCACCACTACGCTCAAG CCTCCCAATATCACTGCAAGCCACCCCAGCTCCACTCTCTGCATCATCTTCTGCAGGGGGCTCCAGGACCCCTGCCATGTCGGCCTCTTCTTCATCACGGGTCTTGCTGCGGCAGCAGCTAATGCGGGCCCAGGCCCAGGAGCAGGAGAGGCGTGAGCGACGGGAACAGGCCGcagcctcttccttccccagccctgcccctgcctctcccgcCATCTCGGTCGTTGGCGTCTCTGCGGGGGGCCACACTTTGGGCcgtcctccccctgctcaggtgcCCAGGGAGGTGCTCAAG GTGCAGACCCATCTAGAGAACCCGACACGCTACCACCTACAGCAGGCACGCCGGCAACAGGTGAAACAGTACCTGTCCACCACGCTCGGCCCCAAGCTGGCTTCCCAGGCCCTCACCCCACCACCAGGGGCTGCTAGTGCCCAGCCGCTCCCTGCGCCCGAGGCTGCCCATGCTGCGGGCCCCGCAGGCAGCGCTCCCAACAGCCCCATGGCACTACTCACCATTGGGTCCAGCTCAGAGAAGGAG ATTGACGATGTCATTGATGAGATCATCAGCCTGGAATCCAGCTACAACGATGAGATGCTCAGCTATCTGCCCGGAGGCACTGCAGGGCTGCAGCTCCCCAGCACG CTGCCTGtgtcagggaatctgcttgatgTGTACAGTAGTCAGGGCGTGGCCACGCCAGCCATCACTGTCAGCAACTCCTGCCCGGCCGAGCTGCCCAACATCAAACGGGAGATCTCTG AGACGGAGGCCAAGGCCCTTTTGAAGGAACGACAGAAGAAAGACAATCACAACCTAA tTGAGCGTCGCCGGCGATTCAACATTAACGACAGGATCAAGGAGCTGGGCACCCTCATCCCCAAGTCCAGTGACCC GGAGATGCGCTGGAACAAGGGCACCATCCTGAAGGCCTCTGTGGATTACATCCGCAAGTTGCAGAAGGAGCAGCAACGCTCCAAAGACCTGGAGAGCCGGCAGCGCTCCCTGGAGCAAACCAACCGCAGCCTGCAGCTCCGGATCCAGGTTTGCGACGAGGAGGCCGGGGCACAG GAGCTAGAATTGCAGGCGCAGATCCATGGTCTGCCGGTACCTCCCAGCCCCGGGCTGCTCTCCCTGGCCACAACCTCTGCCTCGGACAGCCTCAAGCCAGAGCAGCTGGACGTTGAGGAGGAGGGCAGGCCAGGCACAGCACCATTTCCCGCAGCGGGGGGATCTGCCCAGAGTGCTCCCCATCAGCAGCCCCCGGCGCCACCCTCGGATGCCCTTCTGGACCTGCACTTTCCCAGCGACCACCTGGGGGATCTGGGGGACCCCTTCCACCTGGGGCTGGAGGACATtctgatggaggaggaggagggaggggtggggggactgtCGGGCGCCCTGTCCCCACTGCGGGCTGCCTCTGACCCCCTGCTGTCTTCGGTATCCCCCGCTGTCTCCAAGGCCAGCAGTCGCCGCAGCAGCTTCAGCATGGAGGAGGAGTCCTGA